The following coding sequences lie in one Rutidosis leptorrhynchoides isolate AG116_Rl617_1_P2 chromosome 6, CSIRO_AGI_Rlap_v1, whole genome shotgun sequence genomic window:
- the LOC139851707 gene encoding uncharacterized protein isoform X3, with amino-acid sequence MMRSVLKWECKRKAITTEEIDDFTLDMDAISGRSHACSYCGTEPKGVGSQIWMGIKQLLLEFLTDIMGEDGSGENNDSDEAQS; translated from the exons ATGATGAGATCCGTCTTGAAATG GGAATGCAAAAGAAAGGCAATTACTACAGAAGAGATTGATGATTTTACGCTTGACATGGATGCAATTTCAGGACGCTCACATGCATGTTCGTATTGTGGGACAGAACCAAAAGGTGTTGGATCTCAA ATATGGATGGGGATCAAGCAGCTCCTTCTCGAATTTTTAACTGATATAATGGGAGAAGATGGATCCGGTGAGAATAATGACAGTGATGAAGCGCAATCATAG
- the LOC139851707 gene encoding uncharacterized protein isoform X1: MPLRPQNYFLRRDPKIWFDERDHIGHDEIRLEMYFPMTIVPTLHVGNAKERQLLQKRLMILRLTWMQFQDAHMHVRIVGQNQKIWMGIKQLLLEFLTDIMGEDGSGENNDSDEAQS, from the exons ATGCCTTTGCGTCCCCAAAATTACTTCTTGAGGAGAG ATCCCAAGATATGGTTTGACGAACGCGACCACATAGGCCATGATGAGATCCGTCTTGAAATG TACTTCCCGATGACGATTGTGCCTACATTGCACGTAGGGAATGCAAAAGAAAGGCAATTACTACAGAAGAGATTGATGATTTTACGCTTGACATGGATGCAATTTCAGGACGCTCACATGCATGTTCGTATTGTGGGACAGAACCAAAAG ATATGGATGGGGATCAAGCAGCTCCTTCTCGAATTTTTAACTGATATAATGGGAGAAGATGGATCCGGTGAGAATAATGACAGTGATGAAGCGCAATCATAG
- the LOC139851707 gene encoding uncharacterized protein isoform X2 — MPLRPQNYFLRRDPKIWFDERDHIGHDEIRLEMYFPMTIVPTLHVGNAKERQLLQKRLMILRLTWMQFQDAHMHVRIVGQNQKVLDLKYGWGSSSSFSNF, encoded by the exons ATGCCTTTGCGTCCCCAAAATTACTTCTTGAGGAGAG ATCCCAAGATATGGTTTGACGAACGCGACCACATAGGCCATGATGAGATCCGTCTTGAAATG TACTTCCCGATGACGATTGTGCCTACATTGCACGTAGGGAATGCAAAAGAAAGGCAATTACTACAGAAGAGATTGATGATTTTACGCTTGACATGGATGCAATTTCAGGACGCTCACATGCATGTTCGTATTGTGGGACAGAACCAAAAGGTGTTGGATCTCAA ATATGGATGGGGATCAAGCAGCTCCTTCTCGAATTTTTAA